Proteins encoded within one genomic window of Brassica rapa cultivar Chiifu-401-42 chromosome A09, CAAS_Brap_v3.01, whole genome shotgun sequence:
- the LOC103838647 gene encoding alkane hydroxylase MAH1-like, producing MGMIGLLEVFAAFLFFLVFKHFFLHKKSPRQPILKSWPVLGMLPGMLPHIPRIFEWTFEVLEATNLTFFFKGPWLSGTDMLFTADPRNIHHILSLNFGNYPKGPEFKKIFDVLGDGILSVDLELWEDLRKSNHAMFHHPDFLELSVSSNTSKLKEGLVPFLDNAAHENIVIDLQDVFKRFMFDTSSILMTGYDPMSLSIEMPEVEFGEAAETGEEAIYYRHFKPVILWRLQNWLGIGLERKMRSSLVTVNRMFAKIISTRREEISRGERKQSADALTYYMNVDTTKYRLLKPSNDTFIRDVAFSLVLSGRDTTSSALTWFFWLLSMHPQVLSKIRKEINTKYDPTDLEKLVYLHAALSETMRLYPPLPFNHKSPAKPDVLPSGHKVEANSKIVICIYALGRMRSIWGEDALDFKPERWISKGGELKHEPSYKFMAFNAGPRACLGKHLALLQMKIVAVEIIQNYDFKVTEGHKIEAVPSIVLRMKHGLNVTVTKQI from the coding sequence ATGGGGATGATAGGCTTACTTGAAGTCTTCGCAGCATTCCTTTTTTTCCTAGTATTCAAACATTTCTTCCTCCACAAGAAATCTCCCCGCCAGCCTATTCTCAAAAGCTGGCCTGTCCTCGGGATGCTTCCAGGAATGCTCCCCCATATCCCTCGTATCTTCGAGTGGACGTTCGAAGTTCTTGAGGCCACCAACTTAACTTTTTTCTTCAAAGGCCCGTGGCTTAGTGGAACGGACATGCTATTCACTGCCGACCCAAGGAATATCCATCACATACTAAGCTTAAACTTTGGGAATTACCCCAAAGGACCTGAGTTCAAGAAGATCTTCGATGTTTTGGGAGACGGGATCTTAAGTGTTGATCTGGAGCTGTGGGAGGATCTGAGGAAGTCAAATCATGCCATGTTTCACCATCCAGATTTCCTGGAGCTGTCAGTAAGTAGCAATACAAGTAAGTTAAAGGAAGGTCTTGTTCCTTTTCTTGATAATGCTGCTCATGAAAACATTGTTATAGACTTACAAGATGTGTTCAAAAGATTCATGTTTGACACTTCTTCGATTTTGATGACTGGTTACGACCCAATGTCGCTATCCATCGAGATGCCCGAAGTTGAGTTCGGTGAAGCTGCGGAAACTGGTGAAGAAGCGATCTATTATAGACATTTCAAACCGGTCATCTTGTGGAGGCTTCAAAACTGGTTGGGTATTGGACTCGAGAGGAAGATGAGGTCTTCCTTGGTGACTGTCAACCGTATGTTTGCGAAGATCATATCCACAAGAAGAGAGGAGATAAGTCGCGGGGAAAGGAAGCAATCAGCGGACGCGTTAACATACTATATGAATGTGGACACGACCAAATATAGGCTCTTGAAACCAAGTAACGATACGTTTATAAGAGATGTTGCTTTCAGTCTTGTGTTGTCAGGAAGGGACACCACAAGCTCAGCTCTCACTTGGTTCTTCTGGCTTCTCTCTATGCATCCTCAAGTTTTGTCCAAGATCCGGAAAGAGATCAACACTAAGTATGATCCTACAGATCTAGAGAAGCTCGTGTATCTACATGCTGCATTGTCCGAAACAATGAGACTCTATCCACCACTTCCCTTTAACCATAAGTCTCCTGCAAAGCCAGATGTACTTCCAAGCGGGCACAAAGTTGAAGCGAATTCTAAAATCGTGATATGTATTTATGCATTGGGAAGAATGAGATCTATATGGGGTGAAGACGCATTGGATTTTAAACCAGAGAGATGGATTTCAAAAGGTGGAGAGCTAAAACATGAACCTTCATACAAGTTCATGGCTTTTAATGCTGGTCCGAGGGCTTGCTTGGGTAAACATTTGGCTCTCCTGCAGATGAAGATAGTAGCTGTGGAGATCATACAAAACTATGACTTTAAGGTCACTGAAGGTCACAAGATTGAAGCAGTCCCTTCTATCGTTCTCCGTATGAAACATGGTCTTAATGTCACTGTCACTAAACAGATATGA
- the LOC103838649 gene encoding alkane hydroxylase MAH1-like, whose amino-acid sequence MAMIGLPEVFVAFISFLVFNCSFLLKKSQSQPILKNWPFFGMLPGMLAHIPRIFDFSVEVLEATNLIFSFKGPWLSGTDMLFTADPWNIHHILSLNFGNYPKGPEAKKIFNALGDGILSADMELWENLRKSNHAIFHHPDFLKLSVSSNTIKLKESLILFLDNAAHEKIIIDLQDVFKRFMFDTSSILMTGYDPMSLSIEMPEVLFDEAVETGEEAIYYRYFKPVILWRLQSWLGIGLEGKMRTYLAAFNRRFAKIISSRREEMSRGKRKQSVDVLTYYMNVDTTKYKLLKPNNDKFIRDVVFSLLLAGRDTTSSVLTWFFWLLSKHPQVLTKIRKEINTQYDPTDLEKLVYLHAALSETMRLYPPLPFNHKSPAKPDVLPSGHKVEANSKIVICIYALGRMRSIWGEDALDFKPERWISDSGNLRHEPTYKFMAFNAGPRACLGKNLALMQMKIVAVEIIQKYDFEVTKGDKIKPVPSVILRMKHGLSVKVTKKI is encoded by the coding sequence ATGGCGATGATAGGCTTACCTGAAGTCTTCGTAGCATTCATTTCTTTCCTTGTATTCAACTGTTCCTTCCTCCTCAAGAAATCTCAGAGCCAGCCTATTCTCAAGAACTGGCCTTTCTTTGGGATGCTTCCAGGAATGCTCGCCCATATCCCTCGTATTTTTGACTTCTCCGTCGAGGTTCTCGAGGCCACCAATctaattttttctttcaaaGGGCCATGGCTTAGTGGTACCGACATGCTATTCACGGCCGACCCATGGAATATTCATCACATACTAAGCTTAAACTTTGGCAATTACCCTAAAGGACCTGAGGCTAAGAAGATCTTCAATGCTCTCGGAGATGGAATCTTAAGTGCTGATATGGAGCTGTGGGAGAATCTGAGGAAGTCAAATCACGCCATCTTTCATCATCCAGATTTCCTGAAGCTGTCAGTAAGTAGCAATACAATTAAGCTAAAGGAAAGTCTTATTCTTTTTCTTGATAATGCTGCTCATGAAAAAATTATCATAGACTTACAAGATGTGTTCAAGAGATTCATGTTTGATACTTCTTCGATTTTGATGACTGGTTATGACCCAATGTCACTGTCCATTGAGATGCCAGAAGTTTTGTTCGATGAAGCTGTGGAAACAGGTGAAGAAGCTATCTATTATAGATATTTCAAACCGGTGATCTTGTGGAGACTTCAAAGCTGGCTTGGTATTGGACTTGAGGGGAAGATGCGAACTTATTTGGCGGCTTTCAATCGTAGGTTTGCAAAGATCATATCTTCTAGAAGAGAGGAGATGAGCCGGGGGAAAAGAAAACAATCAGTGGACGTGTTAACGTATTATATGAATGTGGATACGACCAAATATAAGCTCTTGAAACCGAATAATGATAAGTTTATACGAGACGTTGTTTTCAGTCTATTGTTGGCAGGAAGGGACACTACAAGCTCAGTTCTCACTTGGTTCTTTTGGCTTCTTTCTAAGCATCCTCAAGTTTTGACCAAGATCCGGAAAGAGATCAACACTCAGTATGATCCTACAGATCTAGAGAAGCTCGTGTATCTACATGCTGCATTGTCCGAAACAATGAGACTCTACCCACCACTTCCCTTTAACCATAAGTCTCCTGCAAAGCCAGATGTACTTCCAAGTGGGCACAAAGTTGAAGCAAATTCAAAAATTGTGATATGTATTTATGCATTGGGAAGAATGAGATCTATATGGGGAGAAGACGCATTGGATTTTAAACCAGAGAGATGGATTTCAGACAGTGGTAATCTAAGACATGAACCTACATACAAGTTCATGGCTTTTAATGCCGGTCCGAGAGCTTGCTTGGGTAAAAATTTGGCTCTAATGCAGATGAAGATAGTGGCTGTGGAGATAATACAAAAGTATGACTTTGAGGTCACGAAAGGTGACAAGATCAAACCAGTCCCTTCTGTCATTCTCCGTATGAAACATGGTCTTAGTGTCAAAGTCACTAAGAAGATATGA
- the LOC117127886 gene encoding uncharacterized protein LOC117127886 — MPLPEVVAVTDSRQDGLTQNSQKPAPLTRSWVKVAQQNQKELTKYDVQIKMEDGIGSVEIPDEVFKDPQPLWEDFLIGKFLDKAPHIGKVHAIVNKIWASDKSQMVEVYEINPTTMKFRILDSAMRGRVLRRGMWNLAEVPVVMTEWKPFVEEEELHNSVPLWVHLKNVPMNMFSWKGLSFATSPIGVPVKLHPDTALCKDLKVAKVFVKADLTKALPRSMNFKYQGKDTLIDFTFPWLPTKCTTCGKWGHSEKDCLRPKEIEVTKLDDEVVVSPITVEEGSAKDLDSGNNEEIQPVQSHTENENPEEAEQVVDVSTSAGKENEDNQEESWLTPVKVSRTPEKLKDLESGQGSIISNSRFAVLSSDEEEEEGEILQQEAVLEKDNTPPQEPIQKKQEVQNKAMSTRPSLPRVSKDNHKLVSNSNVPKTTDCGQNLLGKKLTMK; from the coding sequence ATGCCTCTGCCGGAGGTTGTGGCTGTTACAGATTCTCGGCAAGATGGTCTCACACAGAATTCACAAAAACCAGCTCCGTTAACTCGCTCGTGGGTGAAGGTCGCCCAACAAAATCAAAAAGAATTAACAAAATACGATGTTCAAATCAAGATGGAGGATGGTATCGGATCTGTAGAGATTCCAGATGAAGTCTTCAAGGACCCTCAACCCCTTTGGGAGGACTTTCTGATCGGAAAGTTTTTGGACAAAGCCCCACATATTGGGAAAGTTCACGCAATCGTTAATAAGATTTGGGCTTCCGACAAGTCACAAATGGTAGAGGTTTATGAGATAAACCCTACAACTATGAAGTTCAGAATCCTCGACTCAGCAATGAGAGGAAGGGTTTTGCGCAGAGGTATGTGGAATTTAGCAGAGGTACCAGTTGTGATGACTGAATGGAAACCCTTTGTCGAAGAGGAAGAACTCCATAACTCTGTTCCTTTGTGGGTTCATCTTAAAAATGTTCCCATGAACATGTTCTCGTGGAAAGGACTCAGTTTCGCCACAAGCCCGATAGGTGTTCCAGTTAAACTTCACCCTGATACTGCTCTATGCAAAGATCTCAAGGTGGCTAAAGTTTTTGTCAAAGCAGACCTTACAAAAGCTCTCCCGCGGTCTATGAATTTCAAATATCAGGGAAAGGATACACTCATTGATTTCACCTTTCCATGGTTGCCAACTAAATGTACAACGTGTGGGAAATGGGGCCACTCAGAAAAGGATTGTTTAAGACCGAAGGAGATAGAGGTAACAAAattagatgatgaagtggtggtTTCACCTATAACAGTGGAGGAGGGTAGTGCCAAGGATTTGGATAGTGGAAACAATGAGGAAATTCAACCAGTGCAGTCTCATACCGAGAATGAAAACCCGGAGGAGGCAGAGCAAGTAGTGGATGTGAGTACCTCTGCTggaaaagaaaatgaagataATCAGGAGGAAAGCTGGTTAACACCAGTTAAAGTGAGCAGAACACCGGAAAAATTAAAGGACCTTGAATCTGGTCAGGGTTCGATTATCTCAAATTCTCGATTCGCAGTACTGAGTTCagatgaggaagaggaagagggtgAGATACTGCAACAGGAAGCAGTTTTAGAAAAAGACAATACTCCACCTCAGGAACCAATTCAAAAGAAGCAGGAAGTACAAAACAAAGCTATGTCTACCAGACCATCTTTGCCGCGTGTTTCAAAAGACAACCATAAGCTTGTCTCCAACTCAAATGTCCCAAAGACTACTGACTGCGGTCAAAATCTTTTGGGGAAAAAGTTGACCATGAAATAA
- the LOC117127885 gene encoding uncharacterized protein LOC117127885 — protein sequence MDLKPPLTKVIGDSSHSSISDSSMSVQRTVSPDPRWPSKFRWSVESPPPPPTSSIPCTVSTEKEISADSELLSTPPVPVASDGKADISYQLDVVDLVSNPLDSDETLTQKLGKTDSSGEDEPAAIGDGVSLPEIACQTEDSAGTNAPQMSPHQSTGLPSITIPSPEISVDPQVTFVPSIGAWAKPLAFAPPATPPSPATPSDLDPQHLNTLLDSFWPTLTDGLGQSQKKRNFPTTVKEFPRMPVQKVPVPELKDDGTLRFPWAARMDPSTRNLYRAAKPTFRLDGTPQVTIPSQVLHLGPENKKEYIIGQFHRCSLPPGGLIHAVVNRLWGRSCRIGCRKLSESTYMFHIPHDATRQWVTQRAVWHVDDCLLFVSSWKPVNSFKVPEVSTIPVWVILKNVPDSCYSRLGLSHVASGLGEPMQTHKPRLDPTCLGEAKLLVEVELDKPFPKQIALDDKQGNIFLVDVEYTWIPSVCGRCGHLGHKEKRCLLPVVPSVVETTSIEEPQGELGKVLTQSVVTSELELQAKNSEIDLVSAEEAQVEPSVQILESAIERDTDLHSQMSVEPKDLSTPANNFTHSKVHIANGSNSLFISSPLADTQSAPTETIIMEAIPSPVIVFETNLVPKDNSLASSHSPEHGSPFSNQIDYNEQDDGDGFMSDATANLTMSRGGRLIKPLQKFQDMEWKTVRGRGKQGRRGRGYYCPSS from the coding sequence ATGGATCTCAAACCTCCATTAACAAAAGTAATAGGTGACTCTTCTCATTCTTCAATCTCTGATTCCTCGATGTCTGTTCAGCGCACTGTCTCACCGGATCCTCGTTGGCCATCCAAGTTCCGCTGGTCAGTAGAGTCTCCACCGCCGCCGCCGACATCGTCAATTCCATGTACGGTCTCAACTGAAAAAGAAATTTCTGCTGATTCAGAGCTGTTGTCTACTCCTCCAGTTCCAGTAGCGAGTGATGGTAAAGCTGATATAAGTTATCAACTAGATGTCGTCGATTTGGTGTCGAATCCCTTGGATTCAGATGAAACCTTAACCCAAAAATTAGGGAAAACCGATTCTAGTGGAGAAGATGAACCGGCAGCTATCGGAGATGGCGTCTCCTTACCGGAAATCGCTTGCCAGACAGAAGATAGTGCTGGTACGAACGCTCCACAGATGTCACCACATCAATCAACTGGTCTTCCCTCAATAACCATTCCCTCCCCCGAGATATCTGTTGATCCTCAAGTTACTTTTGTTCCTTCAATCGGAGCTTGGGCCAAGCCTCTCGCTTTTGCACCACCGGCAACTCCCCCGTCACCGGCAACACCAAGTGACCTAGATCCGCAGCACCTTAATACTCTCCTTGATTCTTTTTGGCCAACATTGACTGATGGTCTTGGGCAAAGCCAGAAGAAAAGAAACTTCCCAACTACAGTCAAAGAGTTTCCTCGTATGCCTGTCCAGAAGGTTCCGGTTCCTGAGCTTAAGGATGATGGAACACTAAGGTTTCCATGGGCTGCAAGAATGGATCCTTCTACCAGAAACCTTTATCGAGCAGCCAAGCCAACCTTTCGGCTCGATGGAACTCCCCAGGTCACAATTCCTTCTCAGGTACTTCATTTAGGACcagaaaataaaaaggaataCATCATTGGCCAGTTTCATCGCTGTTCCCTTCCCCCAGGAGGTTTAATCCATGCGGTAGTGAATAGATTATGGGGAAGAAGTTGTAGAATAGGCTGCCGTAAGCTGAGTGAATCCACTTACATGTTTCACATCCCTCATGATGCTACTCGACAATGGGTAACTCAACGAGCTGTATGGCATGTTGATGACTGTTTGTTATTTGTTTCGTCTTGGAAACCAGTTAACTCATTCAAAGTCCCTGAGGTTTCAACAATCCCAGTGTGGGTAATTCTTAAAAATGTCCCGGATAGTTGCTACTCAAGATTAGGTCTCAGCCATGTAGCATCTGGACTTGGGGAACCTATGCAAACGCATAAACCTCGTCTTGATCCGACTTGTTTGGGTGAAGCCAAGTTGCTCGTTGAAGTAGAGCTTGACAAACCATTTCCAAAGCAAATTGCCTTGGATGACAAACAAGGTAATATTTTCTTGGTGGATGTTGAGTATACATGGATTCCAAGTGTTTGTGGTAGATGTGGACACTTAGGACACAAAGAAAAAAGATGTTTACTTCCAGTTGTTCCCTCTGTTGTGGAAACAACCTCAATTGAAGAACCACAAGGTGAATTGGGAAAGGTACTAACTCAGTCTGTTGTTACCTCAGAATTGGAGTTACAAGCTAAAAATTCAGAGATAGATTTGGTCTCAGCTGAAGAAGCACAAGTTGAACCTTCTGTACAGATTTTAGAATCTGCTATAGAAAGAGACACTGATTTGCACTCACAAATGAGTGTAGAGCCGAAGGATCTCTCTACTCCAGCAAACAACTTCACTCACTCTAAGGTACATATAGCTAATGGCTCCAACTCTCTTTTCATTTCATCACCATTAGCAGACACACAGTCTGCTCCAACTGAAACTATTATTATGGAAGCAATTCCATCACCTGTTATTGTCTTCGAAACCAACTTGGTTCCAAAGGACAATTCATTGGCCTCTTCACATTCTCCTGAACATGGCAGTCCCTTTTCCAATCAAATTGACTATAATGAGCAAGATGATGGAGATGGGTTTATGAGTGATGCTACGGCAAACCTCACCATGTCACGAGGTGGAAGGTTAATAAAACCActtcaaaaatttcaagataTGGAATGGAAAACGGTTAGAGGAAGAGGTAAACAAGGTCGTCGAGGCCGCGGATACTACTGTCCATCTTCTTAG
- the LOC103838774 gene encoding putative F-box/LRR-repeat protein At5g02930: MEEPPPKEESNAPGGAQNPSNLFGGVDSISSLPDEMLHHIFSFVPTKVANTTSVLSKRWRHLWCKTPYLSFPHHKSSLESIHETLASYTAAKITRFHLYVDRETSEASERSRHHVDSLIEFAISHNVEKLSLVLNAYYVFPDFFFSNSSLKQLIVDSWNYMSPKCTVSWTSLQNLSLRNSSLDESFTKVLSGSLMLESLTLQSCSLSCLDLSESPRLRRLNLEFFNSSPRKCHIVAPHIHYLRMIDFTQKYSLVDVSSSLIEANIDTIYFLPRFWCTQDDPSKDPSKHDYQVMMQTMLEKLQNVENLTVGLSFLQMLSIAEYSGVHFPTFNVKTLTLKTTILRSAVLGIAKLLQNSPELKKIVFYKTEDWNCSVEKYVNRYMEPQDPQDLIFPAKSAFKVAKPDLVASFMELLLRNTRKLETLVLQLRSCLNISNYDELSQIALTLSHKNKVSIVLK, translated from the exons ATGGAAGAACCACCACCGAAGGAGGAAAGTAACGCCCCTGGGGGTGCACAAAACCCTAGCAACCTCTTTGGCGGTGTAGACTCAATCAGCTCTCTACCAGACGAGATGCTCCACCATATCTTCTCCTTTGTTCCGACCAAGGTAGCCAACACAACTAGCGTCTTGTCCAAACGTTGGAGGCATTTGTGGTGCAAGACACCTTATCTCTCTTTTCCCCATCACAAATCATCTCTTGAATCGATTCACGAAACCCTAGCCAGCTACACTGCTGCAAAAATCACGAGATTCCATCTCTACGTTGATAGAGAAACATCCGAAGCCAGCGAAAGGAGTCGTCACCACGTTGATAGCTTGATCGAGTTTGCGATATCCCACAACGTGGAGAAGCTTTCTTTGGTATTGAATGCATACTACGTTTTTCCAGATTTCTTCTTCAGCAATTCATCTCTAAAGCAACTCATCGTAGATTCATGGAACTATATGAGTCCCAAATGCACCGTTTCTTGGACATCACTTCAGAACTTGTCTTTGAGGAACTCTTCACTCGATGAATCTTTTACTAAGGTTCTGTCTGGTTCTCTAATGCTGGAAAGCTTGACATTGCAGTCTtgttcactttcttgtcttgaTCTGAGTGAATCACCGCGCCTTAGACGACTGAATTTAGAATTCTTCAATTCTTCTCCAAGAAAATGTCATATAGTGGCTCCTCATATCCATTACTTGAGAATGATAGATTTTACGCAAAAATATAGTTTAGTTGATGTCTCCTCCTCTTTAATAGAAGCTAACATAGACACTATCTATTTCTTACCTCGATTCTGGTGTACTCAAGATGATCCCTCGAAGGATCCCTCAAAGCATGATTACCAAGTGATGATGCAAACGATGCTAGAAAAGTTGCAGAACGTTGAGAACCTTACTGTTGGGCTTAGCTTTCTTCAG ATGCTATCTATTGCCGAGTACAGTGGTGTTCATTTCCCGACGTTTAATGTCAAAACGTTGACTCTTAAAACAACAATTTTGCGATCTGCGGTTCTTGGTATAGCAAAGCTGCTACAAAACTCACCTGAAttaaagaaaattgttttttacaAAACTGAAGATTGGAACTGCTCAGTG GAGAAATATGTTAATCGCTACATGGAGCCACAAGATCCACAAGACCTGATCTTTCCTGCTAAGTCAGCGTTTAAAGTTGCAAAGCCGGATCTCGTGGCTTCCTTCATGGAACTTTTGCTGCGAAACACAAGAAAACTAGAGACATTGGTTCTCCAGTTGAGGAGTTGCCTTAATATATCAAATTATGATGAGCTGTCTCAAATCGCTCTTACACTTTCTCACAAAAATAAGGTCTCCATTGTGCTGAAATGA
- the LOC103838650 gene encoding alkane hydroxylase MAH1-like translates to MAMIGLFGVLIAFIFFLVFQCFFVCKKSHNVALLENWPFLGMLPGILFNLPRIFYWLSEVHEANDMTFAFKGPWFSGTDMLFTVDPRNINHMLSSNFPNYPKGPEFKKIFEILGDGIVAADMELWEDLRKSGHALFHHQNFLKLTVSSTTSKLKNDLVPLLDQAAEENIVIDLQDVFQRFMFDTASILMTGYDQMSLSIEMPEVEFSEAADFAEEALFYRHLKPVILWRLQNLISVGVERKMRTASEFFNSMFAKIISTRRKEEKSGGKKEQTINAVTYYLNADTAKYKLLKPSNDKFIRDVVLSLLVAGRDTSSSALTWFFWLLSKHPQVMTKIRQEINTKFDPTDLDKLVYLHAALSESMRLYPPIPFNHKSPSKSEVLPSGHKVEAESKIVICIYALGRMRSVWGEDASEFKPERWISENGGLKHEPSSKFLVFNAGPRTCLGKHIALLQMKMVAVEIIQNYDFMVVEGQKIKPFPSVLLRIKHGLKVTVSKNI, encoded by the coding sequence ATGGCTATGATAGGCTTATTTGGAGTCTTGATAGCATTCATTTTCTTCCTTGTATTCCAATGTTTCTTTGTTTGCAAGAAATCTCACAATGTGGCTTTGCTGGAGAACTGGCCTTTCCTTGGGATGCTTCCCGGAATACTCTTCAATCTCCCTCGAATTTTTTATTGGCTTTCTGAGGTTCATGAGGCCAACGATATGACTTTCGCTTTCAAAGGGCCTTGGTTTAGTGGAACAGACATGTTGTTCACTGTTGATCCAAGGAATATCAATCACATGCTCAGCTCAAACTTTCCGAATTACCCTAAAGGACCTGAATTCAAGAAGATCTTTGAAATCTTGGGAGATGGAATTGTAGCAGCTGATATGGAGTTATGGGAGGATCTGAGGAAGTCAGGTCACGCCTTATTCCACCATCAGAACTTCCTGAAGCTCACAGTAAGTAGCACTACAAGTAAGTTAAAGAATGATCTTGTTCCATTACTTGATCAAGCTGCTGAGGAAAACATTGTCATAGACTTACAAGATGTGTTCCAGAGATTCATGTTTGATACTGCCTCCATTTTGATGACTGGTTATGATCAAATGTCTCTATCCATCGAGATGCCCGAAGTTGAGTTTAGTGAAGCTGCGGACTTCGCTGAAGAAGCTCTCTTCTATAGACATCTCAAACCGGTGATCTTGTGGAGGCTTCAAAACCTGATTAGTGTTGGAGTTGAGAGGAAGATGAGAACTGCTTCGGAGTTTTTCAACAGTATGTTTGCAAAGATCATATcaacaagaagaaaagaagagaagagtgGCGGGAAAAAAGAGCAAACTATCAACGCAGTAACATACTATTTGAATGCAGATACAGCCAAATATAAGCTGTTGAAACCTAGTAACGATAAGTTTATAAGAGACGTTGTTTTGAGTCTATTGGTAGCAGGGAGGGACACCTCAAGCTCAGCTCTCACTTGGTTCTTCTGGCTTCTTTCTAAGCATCCTCAAGTTATGACCAAGATCCGACAAGAGATCAACACAAAGTTTGATCCCACAGATCTAGATAAGCTCGTGTATCTACACGCTGCATTGTCAGAATCAATGAGACTCTACCCCCCGATTCCCTTCAATCACAAGTCTCCTTCAAAGTCAGAGGTGCTTCCAAGCGGACACAAAGTTGAAGCAGAATCAAAGATTGTGATCTGTATCTACGCATTGGGTAGAATGAGATCTGTATGGGGAGAAGACGCATCAGAATTTAAACCAGAGAGATGGATTTCAGAAAATGGAGGGCTCAAACATGAACCTTCATCAAAGTTCTTGGTTTTTAACGCAGGTCCAAGAACTTGCTTGGGTAAACATATAGCTCTTTTGCAGATGAAGATGGTAGCTGTAGAGATCATACAAAATTATGATTTCATGGTCGTTGAAGGTCAGAAGATCAAACCATTCCCCTCTGTCCTTCTCCGAATTAAACATGGTCTTAAAGTTACAGTCAGTAAGAATATATGA